One Roseomonas sp. OT10 DNA window includes the following coding sequences:
- the gltX gene encoding glutamate--tRNA ligase, protein MTVRTRFAPSPTGYLHIGGARTALFNYLYARHHGGQYLLRIEDTDRARSTPEAVQQILDSLDWLGLSPDEPPVFQAAREARHREVAEQLLAEGKAYRAYDTAEELAAMRELAVKEGRPPRYDGRWRDRDPSEAPAGLAPAIRIKAPRDGETVVNDLVQGEVRVRNSELDDMIILRSDGTPTYLHAVVVDDHDMGITHVIRGDDHLTNTFRQIMVYDAMGWDRPAFAHIPLIHGRDGAKLSKRHGAVGALEFRDQGILPEALNNYLLRLGWGHGDEEYVPRDKAIALFDLPDVGRAASRMDEAKLAHLNGLYLRAAEPERLAKEVLAILAKRDLPIDAAGEARVRALIPDLQPRARTLVEMADGAAFALARPAMEAKAAGLLTPEARGRLATLAKAMQGIAWERPALESLLRDQAEAQGVKLGALAQPLRAALTGSTQSPPIDAVLAALGREETLARIASA, encoded by the coding sequence ATGACCGTCCGCACCCGCTTCGCGCCCTCCCCCACCGGCTACCTGCACATCGGTGGCGCTCGCACGGCGCTGTTCAACTACCTCTACGCGCGCCACCACGGCGGCCAGTACCTGCTGCGCATCGAGGACACCGACCGCGCCCGCTCGACGCCCGAGGCGGTGCAGCAGATCCTCGACAGCCTGGACTGGCTCGGCCTCTCGCCGGACGAGCCGCCCGTCTTCCAGGCGGCGCGCGAGGCACGGCACCGCGAGGTGGCGGAGCAGCTGCTCGCCGAGGGCAAGGCCTACCGCGCCTACGACACGGCGGAGGAGCTGGCGGCGATGCGCGAGCTGGCGGTGAAGGAGGGCCGGCCCCCGCGCTACGACGGGCGCTGGCGCGACCGCGATCCGTCCGAGGCACCGGCCGGCCTCGCCCCCGCCATCCGCATCAAGGCCCCGCGCGACGGCGAGACGGTGGTGAACGACCTGGTGCAGGGCGAGGTCCGGGTCCGCAACAGCGAGCTGGACGACATGATCATCCTGCGCTCCGACGGCACGCCGACCTACCTGCATGCGGTGGTGGTGGACGACCACGACATGGGCATCACCCACGTCATCCGCGGCGACGACCACCTGACCAACACCTTCCGCCAGATCATGGTCTACGACGCCATGGGCTGGGACCGTCCGGCCTTCGCCCACATCCCGCTGATCCACGGCCGGGACGGCGCCAAGCTGTCCAAGCGCCACGGCGCGGTCGGGGCGCTGGAGTTCCGCGACCAGGGCATCCTGCCGGAGGCGCTGAACAACTACCTCCTCCGCCTCGGCTGGGGCCATGGCGACGAGGAGTACGTGCCCCGCGACAAGGCCATCGCGCTCTTCGACCTGCCCGATGTGGGCCGCGCCGCCTCGCGCATGGACGAGGCCAAGCTGGCGCACCTCAACGGCCTGTATCTCCGCGCCGCCGAGCCGGAGCGGCTGGCCAAGGAGGTGCTGGCGATCCTGGCGAAGCGGGACCTGCCCATCGACGCGGCCGGCGAGGCCCGGGTGCGGGCGCTGATCCCCGACCTCCAGCCCCGCGCCCGCACCCTGGTCGAGATGGCGGACGGCGCCGCCTTCGCCCTCGCCCGGCCGGCGATGGAGGCCAAGGCCGCCGGGCTGCTGACCCCCGAGGCGCGCGGCCGCCTCGCCACGCTCGCCAAGGCCATGCAGGGTATCGCCTGGGAGCGCCCGGCGCTGGAATCCCTCCTCCGCGACCAGGCGGAGGCCCAGGGGGTGAAGCTCGGCGCCCTGGCCCAGCCGCTGCGCGCGGCGCTGACCGGCAGCACCCAGTCGCCGCCGATCGATGCCGTGCTGGCGGCGCTGGGGCGCGAGGAGACGCTGGCGCGGATCGCCTCGGCGTAG
- a CDS encoding PQQ-dependent sugar dehydrogenase, which produces MPLTRRAIALAAAALPGSALAQQGPDQLPGFGPDPRLPAPDTSHAVTNHPTRIGWPEGHTPTAAEGFRVSRLAGGLDNPRNLLVLPNGDVLVAEAATKPKEPRNAEEREKIAQQRRSGTMRDSANRITLLRGLTPAGEARERVVLLDGLNQNFGMALVGDSLFVANTDAVLRFPFAPGQTRITAPGRKILDLPAGGYNNHWTRNLLPTPDGRGLFVAVGSASNAGEYGLEQEERRAAILRVGLDGSGETVFASGLRNPVGIALQPGTQTLWTVVNERDNLGDDLVPDYLTHVQEGGFYGWPYSYYGRHEDPRLAGQRPELVAKAIVPDYALGPHTASLGLCFSTGAAFPAAWRGGAFIGQRGSWNRESYSGYRVLYVPFRDGRPDGAPRDLLTGFMANPRTGEVHGRPVGVAMDGQGALLVADDTGDSVWRVTAA; this is translated from the coding sequence ATGCCCCTGACCCGACGCGCCATCGCCCTGGCGGCCGCGGCCCTGCCCGGCAGCGCCCTGGCCCAGCAGGGCCCGGACCAGCTTCCCGGCTTCGGGCCGGACCCGCGCCTGCCCGCGCCGGATACGTCGCACGCCGTGACGAACCACCCGACCCGGATCGGTTGGCCCGAGGGCCACACGCCCACCGCCGCCGAGGGCTTCCGCGTGTCCCGCCTCGCCGGCGGGCTGGACAACCCGCGCAACCTGCTGGTCCTGCCCAATGGCGACGTGCTGGTGGCGGAGGCGGCGACGAAGCCGAAGGAGCCGCGCAACGCGGAGGAGCGGGAGAAGATCGCGCAGCAGCGCCGCTCCGGCACCATGCGGGACAGCGCGAACCGCATCACCCTGCTGCGCGGCCTGACCCCCGCGGGCGAGGCTAGGGAGCGCGTCGTGCTGCTCGACGGGCTGAACCAGAATTTCGGGATGGCGCTGGTCGGCGACAGCCTGTTCGTCGCCAACACCGACGCGGTGCTGCGCTTTCCCTTCGCGCCCGGGCAGACGCGGATCACGGCGCCGGGGCGGAAGATCCTCGACCTGCCGGCGGGGGGCTACAACAACCACTGGACCCGCAACCTGCTGCCCACCCCGGACGGGCGCGGGCTGTTCGTCGCGGTCGGCTCGGCCAGCAATGCCGGGGAATACGGGCTGGAGCAGGAGGAACGGCGCGCCGCCATCCTCCGCGTCGGGCTGGACGGCTCAGGGGAGACGGTCTTCGCGAGCGGCCTGCGCAACCCCGTGGGCATCGCGCTGCAACCCGGCACGCAGACCCTGTGGACGGTGGTGAACGAGCGGGACAACCTGGGCGACGACCTGGTGCCGGACTACCTGACCCATGTGCAGGAGGGCGGGTTCTACGGTTGGCCCTACAGCTACTACGGCCGGCACGAGGACCCGCGCCTGGCCGGGCAGCGGCCGGAGCTGGTGGCGAAGGCGATCGTCCCCGACTATGCGCTGGGTCCGCACACCGCGTCGCTGGGCCTGTGCTTCTCCACCGGCGCGGCCTTCCCGGCGGCATGGCGCGGCGGCGCCTTCATCGGCCAGCGCGGCTCGTGGAACCGGGAGAGCTACAGCGGCTACCGGGTGCTCTACGTCCCCTTCCGCGACGGGCGGCCGGATGGCGCCCCACGCGACCTGCTGACGGGCTTCATGGCCAACCCGCGAACGGGCGAGGTCCACGGGCGCCCGGTCGGGGTGGCGATGGACGGGCAGGGCGCGCTGCTGGTCGCGGACGATACGGGCGACAGCGTGTGGCGGGTGACGGCCGCGTAG
- a CDS encoding DUF697 domain-containing protein, with amino-acid sequence MNGNEEARGPRVILEEPVPPGAVPPRVDLGWDNAVVPVAEPRIGGWSSLSLLATGIASLVVGLSALDAANFVAAQFGRSVWLGAITLVVAAGGFGLILAAGVRELRGLTALEEVDHARAAFAAKDIVRARAEALRWAESVPEARASLPALRAAPDTETLRAHLEAGPLRVLDEKAVTLGRVAAAQAFAATAISPSPAWDALVFGWRGVRLVRQVAALHGLRPGIAGTIALLRRSAFSAATVAATNILADAATRAVVSNPLIEKLAGEAATGAVAARRMLSLARATALACRIVPPPA; translated from the coding sequence GTGAACGGAAACGAGGAGGCGAGGGGGCCGCGCGTCATCCTGGAGGAGCCCGTGCCGCCGGGCGCGGTGCCGCCGCGCGTCGACCTGGGCTGGGACAACGCCGTGGTGCCGGTCGCCGAGCCGCGGATCGGTGGCTGGTCGAGCCTGAGCCTGCTTGCCACGGGCATCGCCTCGCTGGTGGTGGGGCTGTCCGCGCTGGACGCGGCGAATTTCGTGGCGGCGCAGTTCGGCCGCTCCGTCTGGCTGGGCGCGATCACCCTCGTCGTGGCGGCGGGCGGCTTCGGCCTCATCCTGGCCGCCGGGGTGCGGGAGCTGCGGGGGCTGACCGCGCTGGAGGAGGTGGACCACGCCCGCGCCGCCTTCGCCGCAAAGGACATCGTCCGCGCCCGGGCGGAGGCGCTGCGCTGGGCCGAATCGGTGCCTGAGGCGCGGGCGTCCCTGCCGGCCCTGCGTGCCGCGCCGGACACGGAGACGCTGCGGGCGCATCTGGAGGCCGGGCCGCTGCGGGTGCTGGACGAGAAGGCGGTGACGCTCGGCCGGGTGGCGGCGGCGCAGGCCTTCGCGGCGACCGCGATCAGCCCCTCGCCGGCCTGGGATGCGCTGGTCTTCGGCTGGCGCGGTGTGCGGCTGGTCCGGCAGGTGGCGGCGCTGCACGGGCTGCGGCCGGGGATCGCGGGCACCATCGCGCTGCTGCGGCGCAGCGCCTTCAGCGCGGCGACGGTGGCGGCGACCAACATCCTGGCCGATGCGGCGACCCGGGCGGTCGTGAGCAACCCGCTGATCGAGAAGCTGGCCGGCGAAGCCGCAACCGGCGCGGTGGCGGCAAGGCGCATGCTGTCCCTCGCGCGGGCGACCGCCCTGGCCTGCCGGATCGTGCCGCCGCCCGCGTAG
- a CDS encoding YcjX family protein produces the protein MALDPIDALTGAPLRLLRDTWWSAEDAARALAGRDRVRLAVTGLSRAGKTVLLTSLIANLLAAGARARTLPALEEQVEGRLLSARLVPPGIETTPRFDAAAHLEALAAEPPRWPERTEDLSTLSLALTIRRRNLWGQLLPDRQVTLDLLDYPGEWLLDLPMLGGRFAGWSDATLLRLRKSAAAGPVAAFLAFVDSLPEAALAEEALAKRGWALYRDALRHCRDRLGLRFLQPGRTLNPGPRGEAPLLWFFPLPERVRGGGLAGLLERRHDAYLDDQRREFVEPVFRRFDRQAVLVDVLGALHAGRAAFDDTAEALTAIAGALRYGGSWTDWLTGAGVSRVAFAATKADHVPEVSRDALTGLLGDLVEAPRSRVLGAGAQVSVHAIAAIRCTEEAVVERDGRAIPAVRGVLLEPGDAAPRWVKVDPGVVPSRRPGESYWRAPFFEMPVFRPPRLEPDGLSGVPHLGLDRLLAALIGDLL, from the coding sequence ATGGCCCTCGACCCGATCGACGCGCTGACGGGCGCGCCCCTCCGCCTCCTCCGCGACACGTGGTGGAGCGCGGAGGACGCCGCGCGGGCGCTGGCCGGGCGGGACCGGGTGCGGCTGGCCGTCACCGGCCTGTCGCGCGCCGGCAAGACGGTGCTGCTGACCTCGCTGATCGCCAACCTGCTGGCGGCCGGGGCACGCGCCCGCACCCTGCCGGCGCTGGAGGAGCAGGTGGAGGGCCGGCTGCTCTCGGCCCGCCTCGTCCCGCCGGGGATCGAGACGACGCCGCGCTTCGACGCGGCCGCGCATCTGGAGGCGCTGGCGGCCGAGCCGCCGCGCTGGCCGGAGCGGACGGAGGACCTCTCCACCCTCTCCCTGGCGCTCACCATCCGGCGGCGGAACCTCTGGGGCCAGCTCCTGCCCGACCGGCAGGTGACGCTGGACCTGCTGGACTATCCCGGCGAATGGCTGCTGGACCTGCCCATGCTGGGCGGGCGCTTCGCCGGCTGGTCGGACGCCACCCTGCTGCGGCTGCGCAAATCCGCCGCCGCCGGGCCGGTCGCCGCCTTCCTCGCCTTCGTGGATTCGCTGCCCGAGGCCGCGCTGGCCGAGGAGGCGCTGGCGAAGCGCGGCTGGGCGCTGTACCGCGACGCGCTGCGCCATTGCCGCGACCGGCTGGGGCTGCGCTTCCTGCAGCCGGGGCGGACGCTGAATCCCGGGCCCCGCGGCGAGGCGCCGCTGCTGTGGTTCTTCCCCCTGCCGGAGCGGGTGCGCGGCGGCGGGCTCGCCGGGCTGCTGGAGCGGCGCCACGACGCCTATCTGGACGACCAGCGGCGGGAGTTCGTGGAGCCGGTCTTCCGCCGCTTCGACCGGCAGGCGGTGCTGGTGGATGTGCTGGGCGCGCTCCATGCCGGTCGTGCCGCCTTCGACGACACGGCCGAGGCGCTGACCGCCATCGCAGGCGCCCTGCGCTACGGCGGCTCCTGGACGGACTGGCTCACCGGGGCGGGGGTGTCGCGCGTCGCCTTCGCCGCGACCAAGGCGGACCACGTGCCGGAGGTTTCGCGCGACGCGCTGACGGGGCTGCTGGGCGACCTGGTGGAGGCGCCGCGCAGCCGCGTCCTCGGCGCGGGGGCGCAGGTCTCGGTCCATGCCATCGCCGCGATCCGCTGCACGGAGGAGGCGGTGGTGGAGCGCGACGGCCGCGCCATCCCCGCCGTGCGCGGCGTGCTGCTGGAACCGGGCGACGCGGCGCCGCGCTGGGTGAAGGTCGATCCGGGCGTGGTGCCCAGCCGCCGGCCCGGCGAGTCCTACTGGCGCGCGCCCTTCTTCGAGATGCCGGTCTTCCGCCCGCCACGGCTGGAGCCGGACGGGCTTTCGGGCGTTCCGCATCTGGGGCTGGACCGGCTGCTGGCCGCGCTGATCGGGGATCTGCTGTGA
- the gloA gene encoding lactoylglutathione lyase, protein MSEGRFLHTMIRVGDLDRSVTFYTGLLGMKELRRNDVPAGQYTLAFLGYGEGNKDNGGEIELTYNYGVEKYEIGTGFGHLAVGVPDVAAACEKVRNGGGKVTREAGPVKHGTTIIAFVEDPDGYKIELIQRP, encoded by the coding sequence ATGAGCGAAGGACGCTTCCTGCACACGATGATCCGCGTGGGCGACCTCGACCGCTCGGTGACGTTCTACACCGGGCTGCTGGGCATGAAGGAGCTGCGCCGCAACGACGTGCCGGCCGGCCAGTATACGCTCGCCTTCCTCGGCTATGGCGAGGGCAACAAGGACAATGGCGGCGAGATCGAGCTGACCTACAACTACGGCGTCGAGAAGTACGAGATCGGCACGGGCTTCGGCCATCTGGCGGTCGGCGTGCCGGACGTGGCGGCGGCCTGCGAGAAGGTCCGCAACGGCGGCGGCAAGGTGACGCGCGAGGCCGGGCCGGTGAAGCACGGCACCACCATCATCGCCTTCGTCGAGGACCCGGACGGCTACAAGATCGAGCTGATCCAGCGGCCGTAA
- a CDS encoding LpxI family protein, translated as MSGGGQGPLGIFAGAGALPLRVAAVAEATGRGVRAVLLEGFAEPSLWAPYRSITLRLGALGSSVEWLKAEGVRELVLAGQVRRPSMLSLRPDVASAKYLARIGKRAFAGDDGLLSALRDVLREEGFSLTAPNAVLDGLQQPPGLLTRAGPDAHALSDIARGVEVVQALGALDVGQGAVVQQGLVLAVEAFEGTDAMLARCGPLRREGPGGVLVKLVKPGQDRRLDLPTIGPATVRHAVEAGLAGIAFEAGGALVMEREETVRLAEERGVFLLALRPEDHMPRRGG; from the coding sequence ATGAGCGGCGGCGGGCAGGGCCCGCTCGGCATCTTCGCGGGTGCCGGGGCGCTGCCGTTGCGCGTGGCGGCGGTCGCCGAGGCCACCGGGCGCGGCGTGCGCGCCGTGCTGTTGGAGGGCTTCGCCGAGCCGTCGCTCTGGGCGCCCTACCGCTCCATCACGCTCCGCCTGGGCGCGCTCGGCTCCTCCGTCGAGTGGCTGAAGGCGGAGGGCGTGCGGGAGCTGGTGCTGGCCGGGCAGGTGCGGCGGCCCTCGATGCTGTCGCTGCGGCCGGACGTGGCCTCGGCGAAGTACCTGGCGCGGATCGGCAAGCGGGCCTTCGCGGGCGATGACGGGCTGCTCTCCGCCCTGCGCGACGTGTTGCGGGAGGAGGGCTTCTCCCTCACCGCGCCGAACGCCGTGCTGGACGGGCTGCAACAGCCACCGGGCCTGCTGACCCGTGCCGGGCCGGATGCGCATGCCCTGTCCGACATCGCGCGCGGGGTCGAGGTGGTGCAGGCGCTGGGCGCGCTCGACGTCGGCCAGGGCGCGGTGGTGCAGCAGGGGCTGGTGCTGGCGGTCGAGGCCTTCGAGGGCACGGACGCCATGCTCGCCCGCTGCGGCCCGCTGCGGCGGGAGGGGCCGGGCGGCGTGCTGGTGAAGCTGGTCAAGCCGGGCCAGGACCGCAGGCTGGACCTGCCGACCATCGGCCCGGCCACGGTGCGCCACGCGGTGGAGGCCGGGCTGGCCGGCATCGCCTTCGAGGCCGGCGGCGCGCTGGTGATGGAGCGCGAGGAGACGGTGCGGCTGGCGGAGGAGCGGGGGGTGTTCCTCCTCGCCCTGCGGCCGGAGGACCATATGCCGCGGCGGGGCGGCTGA
- the lpxA gene encoding acyl-ACP--UDP-N-acetylglucosamine O-acyltransferase, protein MSVTASSAEVHPSAIVAPGARLGAGVRIGPWCSVSAEAVLGDGVQLVSHAVVDGDTRLGEGVVLMPFASVGLPPQDLKYKGEPTRVEIGARTVLREHSTIHRGSVGGHGVTRVGADCLIMACAHVGHDCTLSDKVILANNVMLGGHVEIGDTVFVGGGAAVHQFVRIGRQSVIGGMSGVEADVIPYGACLGDRARLTGLNLIGLKRRGFDRARIHALRAAFRSLFGGEGVFSERLRRTRERWGQDAAVAEILGFMDTHSRRGLMKARRLKTAEDEPAGEAA, encoded by the coding sequence GTGAGCGTCACGGCAAGCAGCGCCGAGGTCCACCCGAGCGCCATCGTCGCGCCGGGGGCCCGGCTGGGTGCCGGGGTCCGCATCGGCCCCTGGTGCAGCGTCAGCGCGGAGGCCGTGCTGGGGGATGGGGTGCAGCTCGTCTCCCATGCCGTCGTCGACGGCGACACGCGGCTGGGCGAGGGGGTGGTGCTGATGCCCTTCGCCTCGGTCGGCCTGCCACCGCAGGACCTGAAGTACAAGGGCGAGCCGACGCGGGTGGAGATCGGCGCCCGCACCGTGCTGCGCGAGCATTCCACCATCCACCGCGGCAGTGTCGGCGGGCACGGGGTGACCCGGGTGGGCGCGGACTGCCTCATCATGGCCTGCGCCCATGTCGGACACGACTGCACCCTGTCGGACAAGGTGATCCTGGCCAACAACGTCATGCTGGGCGGGCATGTGGAGATCGGCGACACGGTCTTCGTCGGCGGCGGCGCGGCCGTCCACCAGTTCGTCCGCATCGGCCGCCAGTCGGTGATCGGCGGGATGAGCGGGGTGGAGGCGGATGTCATCCCCTATGGCGCCTGCCTGGGCGACCGGGCGCGGCTGACCGGGCTGAACCTGATCGGGCTCAAGCGCCGCGGCTTCGACCGGGCGCGCATCCACGCCCTGCGCGCCGCCTTCCGCTCGCTGTTCGGGGGGGAGGGCGTCTTCTCCGAGCGCCTGCGCCGCACGCGGGAGCGTTGGGGCCAGGACGCCGCCGTGGCCGAGATCCTGGGCTTCATGGACACCCACAGCCGGCGCGGGCTGATGAAGGCGCGCCGGCTGAAGACCGCCGAGGACGAGCCGGCCGGCGAGGCGGCATGA
- the fabZ gene encoding 3-hydroxyacyl-ACP dehydratase FabZ, whose amino-acid sequence MSGQDEPAGGTAVAGAAAQEVSAYDIGEVMAAIPHRYPFLLVDRVVDVVLNERATGVKNVTINEGFFQGHFPRHPVFPGVLIIESMAQTAAVLVVKTLGPSAEGKLVYFMSVENAKFRKPVVPGDQLRIHVTKDRQRGNVWKFNAVARVDGTAVAEATYAAMILDK is encoded by the coding sequence ATGAGCGGGCAGGACGAGCCGGCGGGCGGCACGGCGGTGGCGGGCGCCGCGGCGCAGGAGGTCAGCGCCTACGACATCGGCGAGGTCATGGCGGCGATCCCGCATCGCTACCCCTTCCTGCTGGTGGACCGCGTCGTGGACGTGGTGCTGAACGAGCGCGCCACCGGCGTGAAGAACGTCACCATCAACGAGGGCTTCTTCCAGGGCCACTTCCCGCGCCACCCGGTCTTCCCGGGCGTGCTGATCATCGAGAGCATGGCGCAGACGGCGGCCGTGCTGGTGGTGAAGACCCTGGGTCCCAGCGCGGAGGGCAAGCTGGTCTATTTCATGAGCGTCGAGAACGCGAAGTTCCGCAAGCCGGTGGTGCCAGGCGACCAGCTCCGCATCCATGTCACCAAGGACCGGCAGCGCGGCAACGTCTGGAAGTTCAACGCCGTCGCTCGGGTAGACGGCACCGCCGTCGCCGAGGCGACCTATGCCGCGATGATCCTCGACAAGTGA
- the lpxD gene encoding UDP-3-O-(3-hydroxymyristoyl)glucosamine N-acyltransferase, which yields MAADPRFHPSTGPHSLAAIAAAGQIELPKGATPDRLFAGVAGLSAAGPDEVSYLEGKRNLEALRATRAGALVARPEQVAEAPPGVVVLPAAQPALAFARIAALFHPRAAARPGIHPTAVVGEGAELGEGCEIGPYAVVGEGARLGEGCVLGPHAVVGPGCILGPRCRLHAHASLYYAIAGEAVVLHQGARVGNEGFGFIPDERGSFVTVPQLGRVLLGDRVEVGANACIDRGAGGDTVVGEGTRLDNLVMLGHNVRTGKGCAIVAQVGVSGSTVLGDHVQLGGQAGVSGHLTIGSGARVGAQTGVTRDVPAGTDVWGTPAMPVREAWRAIATLHRLAKEERAGRKT from the coding sequence GTGGCGGCGGACCCCCGCTTCCACCCCTCGACCGGGCCGCACAGCCTGGCCGCCATCGCGGCGGCCGGGCAGATCGAGCTGCCGAAGGGGGCCACGCCGGACCGGCTCTTCGCCGGGGTCGCCGGGCTCTCGGCGGCCGGGCCGGACGAGGTCTCCTACCTCGAGGGCAAGCGGAACCTGGAGGCGCTGCGCGCGACCCGGGCCGGCGCGCTGGTGGCGCGGCCCGAGCAGGTGGCCGAGGCGCCGCCCGGCGTGGTCGTGCTGCCCGCCGCCCAGCCCGCCCTGGCCTTCGCCCGCATCGCGGCGCTGTTCCACCCACGGGCGGCGGCGCGGCCGGGGATCCACCCCACCGCCGTGGTCGGCGAGGGGGCGGAGCTCGGCGAGGGCTGCGAGATCGGCCCCTATGCCGTGGTGGGCGAGGGCGCGCGGCTGGGCGAGGGCTGCGTGCTGGGGCCGCACGCCGTGGTGGGGCCGGGCTGCATCCTGGGGCCGCGCTGCCGGCTGCACGCCCATGCCTCGCTCTACTACGCCATCGCCGGGGAGGCCGTGGTGCTGCACCAGGGGGCACGGGTCGGCAACGAGGGCTTCGGCTTCATCCCGGACGAGCGCGGCAGCTTCGTCACCGTACCCCAGCTGGGCCGCGTGCTGCTGGGGGACCGGGTGGAGGTCGGCGCCAATGCCTGCATCGACCGCGGCGCCGGCGGCGACACGGTGGTGGGCGAGGGGACGCGGCTGGATAACCTCGTGATGCTGGGCCACAACGTGCGCACCGGGAAGGGCTGCGCCATCGTGGCGCAGGTCGGCGTCTCGGGCTCCACGGTGCTGGGCGACCACGTGCAGCTTGGCGGGCAGGCGGGGGTCTCGGGGCACCTGACCATCGGCAGCGGCGCCCGGGTCGGCGCCCAGACGGGGGTGACCCGCGACGTGCCGGCGGGCACCGATGTCTGGGGCACGCCGGCCATGCCGGTTCGGGAGGCGTGGCGTGCGATCGCCACCCTGCACCGACTGGCCAAGGAAGAGAGAGCAGGCAGGAAGACATGA
- a CDS encoding OmpH family outer membrane protein produces the protein MMTLKARIAVATLALSLPGALPAAPPAAAQDNPGYFIPNQPRPAQAQPPRPAQQPQQRPPQRVQPNPAPLAAGQPPPDAVIGIVDVPEVQRNSTAFNSVREEIERRRQKLNEDLQAEQQKWRDAQQALQNDRPNLNPEQLRTRERELQERITESQRVFRDRSRGIEQTAQVALQEIEQALAVVIRQVASSRKVNLVLPRPLVIYNDPPFDLTEEIGQQLNRVLRNVTLAAETNAPGQPVPPPPPAPPGQAQQQPARPAAPAQQGQQQRRN, from the coding sequence ATGATGACGCTCAAGGCCCGCATTGCGGTGGCCACCCTCGCCCTGTCCCTTCCGGGGGCCCTGCCGGCGGCGCCGCCCGCGGCCGCCCAGGACAATCCGGGCTACTTCATCCCCAACCAGCCGCGCCCGGCCCAGGCACAGCCGCCGCGCCCGGCGCAGCAGCCGCAGCAGCGCCCGCCGCAGCGCGTCCAGCCCAACCCGGCGCCGCTGGCGGCCGGCCAGCCGCCGCCGGACGCGGTGATCGGCATCGTCGACGTGCCCGAGGTGCAGCGCAACTCGACCGCCTTCAACAGCGTGCGCGAGGAAATCGAGCGCCGCCGGCAGAAGCTGAACGAGGACCTCCAGGCCGAGCAGCAGAAGTGGCGTGACGCGCAGCAGGCGCTGCAGAACGACCGCCCCAACCTGAACCCGGAGCAGCTCCGCACCCGCGAGCGCGAGCTGCAGGAGCGCATCACCGAGAGCCAGCGCGTCTTCCGCGACCGCTCGCGGGGCATCGAGCAGACCGCCCAGGTCGCGTTGCAGGAGATCGAGCAGGCCCTGGCGGTGGTGATCCGGCAGGTGGCCTCCAGCCGCAAGGTGAACCTCGTCCTGCCGCGGCCGCTGGTCATCTACAACGACCCGCCCTTCGACCTGACCGAGGAGATCGGCCAGCAGCTGAACCGGGTGCTGCGCAACGTGACCCTCGCGGCCGAGACCAACGCGCCGGGCCAGCCGGTGCCGCCGCCGCCGCCGGCGCCTCCGGGGCAGGCGCAGCAGCAGCCGGCCCGCCCGGCCGCCCCGGCGCAGCAGGGCCAGCAGCAGCGGCGGAACTGA